From the Arthrobacter sp. PM3 genome, one window contains:
- a CDS encoding SDR family NAD(P)-dependent oxidoreductase, whose translation MDIKGTVALITGGASGLGAATARRLFDAGASVVLVDLPGSAGEALAAELTASASAGEGAGGRTAVFTPADVTDEAQVQAAVDAATALGPLRIVVNCAGIATPGKVLGRDGVLPLETFNRVIQINLVGTFNVIRLAAAAMAATEPAVTELGGPERGVIINTASVAAFDGQIGQPAYAASKGAVAAMTLPIARELARSLIRVVTIAPGIFETPMMAGLPQEAQDSLGRQVPHPSRLGRAAEYANLAAHIVDNAMLNGETIRLDGAIRMGPK comes from the coding sequence ATGGACATCAAGGGTACGGTCGCGCTGATTACGGGCGGGGCCTCGGGTCTCGGCGCCGCTACGGCCAGGCGCCTGTTTGATGCCGGCGCGTCGGTGGTCCTGGTGGACCTGCCGGGGTCCGCAGGGGAGGCTCTGGCCGCCGAGCTAACCGCGTCGGCGTCGGCCGGGGAAGGCGCCGGCGGCCGCACGGCAGTCTTCACCCCCGCCGACGTCACCGACGAAGCGCAGGTGCAGGCCGCCGTCGACGCCGCCACCGCGCTCGGCCCGCTGCGCATCGTGGTCAACTGCGCAGGCATCGCCACCCCCGGCAAAGTCCTGGGCCGCGACGGCGTGCTGCCCCTGGAGACCTTCAACCGCGTCATCCAGATCAACCTCGTGGGCACCTTCAACGTCATCCGGCTGGCCGCGGCCGCGATGGCCGCCACCGAACCGGCCGTTACGGAACTCGGCGGGCCCGAACGCGGCGTCATCATCAACACCGCGTCCGTGGCCGCCTTCGACGGCCAGATCGGCCAGCCCGCCTACGCTGCCTCCAAGGGCGCCGTGGCCGCCATGACGCTGCCGATCGCCCGGGAACTTGCCCGCTCGCTGATCCGGGTGGTGACCATTGCCCCCGGGATCTTCGAGACCCCCATGATGGCCGGGCTGCCGCAGGAGGCGCAGGACTCGCTGGGCCGGCAGGTGCCGCACCCCTCACGGCTGGGCCGGGCCGCCGAATACGCCAACCTCGCCGCGCACATTGTGGACAACGCCATGCTCAACGGCGAGACCATCCGGCTCGACGGCGCCATCCGCATGGGACCGAAATGA
- a CDS encoding acyl-CoA dehydrogenase family protein, which produces MTRTEMTGTAVAGLPAADFFDYESLLSAAEQAKLAQLREFLAAEVAPFACDWWNNAEFPAHILPKLAALELSAPVQRGYSNLFAGIVIAEMTRVDTSLATFFLVHHDLFVESLYGFGSDEQKARLLADAANLRTTGAFALTEPDHGSDVAGGMETRARRVPGGAADGGDAWVLNGAKRWIGNGTFCDYMLVWARDEADGGIRGFIVDATLPGVSRSRIEHKIALRTVQNADIVFTDVLVAEADRFAGISSFEDTNELLRGSRIMVAWQAVGQQLAAFDVARQHAVERRQFGRPLAKFQLVQQQLVTMLGNAVASIGMMVRVAQLQDRGAADMPQVALAKSYVSARMRETVAMGRSLLGGNGIVTDYRMAKIFADAEAIYTYEGSFEINTLIAGRAVTGVSAIV; this is translated from the coding sequence ATGACCAGGACCGAAATGACCGGGACCGCCGTGGCCGGGCTGCCGGCGGCGGACTTCTTCGACTACGAATCCCTGCTCAGCGCCGCGGAACAAGCCAAGCTGGCCCAGCTGCGGGAGTTCCTGGCCGCCGAGGTCGCACCCTTCGCATGCGACTGGTGGAACAACGCCGAATTCCCGGCGCACATCCTGCCCAAGCTGGCGGCCCTGGAGCTCAGCGCGCCGGTCCAGCGGGGATACAGCAACCTGTTCGCCGGCATCGTCATCGCCGAGATGACCCGGGTGGACACCTCGCTGGCCACTTTCTTCCTGGTCCACCACGACCTCTTCGTGGAGTCGCTCTACGGCTTCGGCTCGGACGAGCAGAAAGCCCGCCTGCTCGCGGACGCCGCGAACCTGCGCACCACCGGCGCCTTCGCGCTCACCGAGCCGGACCATGGCTCGGATGTGGCCGGCGGCATGGAAACCCGGGCGCGCCGCGTCCCCGGCGGAGCGGCCGACGGCGGCGATGCCTGGGTGCTCAACGGCGCCAAACGCTGGATCGGCAACGGGACGTTCTGCGATTACATGCTGGTCTGGGCCCGTGACGAGGCCGACGGCGGCATCCGCGGCTTCATCGTCGACGCCACCCTGCCCGGGGTCAGCCGGAGTCGGATCGAGCACAAGATTGCCCTGCGCACCGTGCAGAACGCGGACATCGTCTTCACCGACGTCCTGGTGGCGGAAGCGGACCGGTTCGCCGGCATCAGCAGCTTCGAGGACACCAACGAGCTTCTGCGCGGCTCCCGGATCATGGTGGCCTGGCAGGCGGTGGGGCAGCAGTTGGCGGCGTTCGACGTCGCCCGGCAGCACGCCGTCGAACGCCGGCAGTTCGGCCGCCCGCTGGCGAAGTTCCAGCTGGTCCAGCAGCAGCTGGTGACCATGCTGGGCAACGCCGTGGCCAGCATCGGCATGATGGTCCGGGTCGCCCAGCTGCAGGACCGGGGCGCCGCGGACATGCCCCAGGTGGCGCTCGCGAAGTCCTACGTCAGCGCCCGGATGCGGGAGACCGTGGCGATGGGCCGGTCTCTGCTGGGCGGCAACGGGATTGTCACCGACTACCGGATGGCCAAGATCTTCGCCGACGCCGAGGCGATCTACACCTACGAGGGTTCGTTCGAGATCAACACGCTGATTGCCGGACGCGCCGTCACCGGGGTGTCCGCGATCGTCTAA
- a CDS encoding DUF1684 domain-containing protein, translating to MTTGAPDPAPDPQLARWQRFRSNRNAALASDYGWLTLTSFQWLESRPAAVELAPGLWSTDGTTAFLTAAASEGLSLVATDEPVDGTVSAVLADEESLMWVRYGGDDGRQVLVELAMRAGRYAIRTRDSRSPVFTGFDGVPTFDFRPDLVVEARFEPYPEPVDVPIGTANPLVDGIHRSVGELVFGLPGSEHEFRLQAEEEKLGALTVTFHDETNGESTDEWRKVSTARPRVDSMGNKTVILDFNRAINYPSAFTPYGTCPMPVKNNSLDYRIEAGEKEPGLF from the coding sequence ATGACCACCGGAGCCCCCGACCCGGCCCCCGACCCGCAGCTCGCCCGCTGGCAGCGATTCCGGAGCAACCGCAACGCGGCCCTGGCCAGCGACTACGGCTGGCTGACACTGACGTCCTTCCAGTGGCTGGAGAGCCGCCCGGCCGCCGTCGAACTGGCCCCCGGGCTTTGGTCGACGGACGGGACGACGGCGTTTCTCACTGCCGCCGCGTCCGAGGGGCTGAGCCTCGTGGCCACGGACGAGCCCGTGGACGGGACCGTCAGCGCCGTGCTCGCCGACGAGGAATCGCTCATGTGGGTCCGGTACGGCGGCGACGACGGCCGCCAGGTGCTGGTGGAACTCGCCATGCGGGCGGGCCGGTACGCGATCCGCACTCGGGATTCGCGGTCGCCGGTGTTTACCGGGTTCGACGGCGTGCCCACCTTCGACTTCCGCCCGGACCTGGTGGTCGAGGCGCGGTTCGAGCCGTATCCCGAGCCCGTGGACGTGCCGATCGGCACCGCCAACCCGCTGGTGGACGGTATCCACCGCTCGGTCGGCGAGCTGGTCTTCGGCCTTCCCGGCTCGGAGCACGAGTTCCGGCTGCAGGCCGAGGAGGAGAAGCTCGGAGCACTGACGGTGACGTTCCACGACGAGACGAACGGCGAATCGACCGATGAGTGGCGCAAGGTTTCCACCGCGCGGCCCCGCGTCGATTCCATGGGAAACAAGACCGTGATCCTGGACTTCAACCGGGCCATCAACTACCCCAGCGCCTTCACCCCGTACGGCACCTGCCCGATGCCGGTGAAGAACAACAGCCTGGACTACCGGATCGAGGCCGGGGAGAAGGAACCTGGCCTCTTTTAG
- a CDS encoding TetR/AcrR family transcriptional regulator — protein sequence MTSPASTAPPARTPAGQAREKILATAFRLFYAQGLRAAGIDTIIAESGVAKATFYKYFPAKDDLILAYLEKVDGVWTGQLHAAAEAAGPDPAAQLVGLFDALTTACRRDGYRGCAFINAAAESAAGTRIHDRTVAHKQEVRAWIRGLAERAGAQDPDRLARSLTLLLDGGLASGVLDGDPAAASAAGDAAAELVAASLRRTP from the coding sequence ATGACGTCGCCAGCTTCCACCGCACCGCCGGCCCGCACCCCCGCCGGGCAGGCCAGGGAGAAAATCCTGGCCACCGCCTTCCGGCTGTTCTACGCACAGGGGCTCCGGGCCGCCGGCATCGACACGATCATCGCCGAGTCCGGCGTCGCGAAAGCGACGTTCTATAAGTATTTTCCGGCCAAGGACGACCTCATTCTGGCGTACCTGGAAAAGGTCGACGGCGTGTGGACGGGTCAGCTTCACGCCGCCGCCGAAGCCGCGGGGCCGGATCCGGCGGCCCAGCTCGTGGGCCTGTTCGACGCCCTGACCACCGCATGCCGCCGTGACGGCTACCGCGGCTGCGCCTTCATCAACGCGGCCGCCGAGTCGGCTGCCGGCACGCGGATCCACGACCGGACCGTGGCCCACAAGCAGGAGGTCCGCGCCTGGATTCGCGGCCTCGCCGAGCGCGCCGGCGCCCAGGACCCTGACCGGCTCGCCCGCAGCCTGACCCTGCTGCTCGACGGCGGCCTGGCCAGCGGCGTGCTCGACGGCGACCCGGCCGCCGCCAGCGCTGCCGGCGACGCCGCGGCCGAGCTCGTGGCCGCCAGCCTCAGGAGGACACCATGA
- a CDS encoding TetR family transcriptional regulator, with amino-acid sequence MTPAAVVLTEERILDAAEDVLRRFGPGKATVVDVAKALGVSHGSVYRHFPTKVALRDAVARRWLERLVAPLDPDRDTDGPAAERLLRWLQRLAAIKQGMALNDPELFATFSQLTTEAREVVAAHVEHLAAQLTRIIADGISSGDFAATDSAAAGLAVLHATARFHHPLHAPDWSDPAIGTELVEVWRLLVQGLAARN; translated from the coding sequence GTGACCCCTGCCGCCGTCGTACTGACGGAAGAGCGCATCCTCGACGCCGCCGAAGACGTGCTGCGGCGCTTTGGTCCGGGTAAGGCCACGGTAGTGGACGTCGCGAAGGCCCTCGGTGTCAGCCACGGCAGCGTGTACCGGCACTTCCCCACGAAAGTGGCGCTGCGGGATGCGGTGGCCAGGCGCTGGCTGGAGCGCCTCGTCGCGCCGCTGGACCCCGACCGGGACACGGACGGTCCCGCCGCGGAACGTCTGCTCCGCTGGCTGCAGCGGCTCGCGGCCATCAAGCAGGGCATGGCGCTGAACGATCCCGAACTGTTCGCCACCTTCAGCCAGCTGACCACCGAGGCGCGGGAAGTCGTCGCCGCCCACGTGGAGCACCTGGCCGCGCAGCTGACCCGGATCATCGCCGACGGCATCAGCAGCGGCGATTTTGCGGCCACGGATTCGGCAGCCGCGGGCCTTGCCGTCCTGCACGCCACGGCACGGTTCCACCATCCGCTGCATGCGCCTGACTGGTCGGATCCCGCCATCGGGACCGAACTGGTGGAGGTCTGGCGGCTGCTGGTGCAGGGCTTGGCCGCCCGCAATTAG
- a CDS encoding aldo/keto reductase: MTTSTLSATRTLGSTGPIAAPIGLGLMGMSDLYGPADDAESTATIQAALDAGVTLLDTGDFYGMGHNELLLRDAIRGRRRENAQISVKFGVLRDARGAWNGVDTRPAAIKNFLAYTLRRLGTDYIDIYRPARLDPAVPIEETMGALAGLVQQGLIRHIGLSEVGADTLHRATAVHPVSDLQIEYSLVSRGIEQDILPAARELGVGITAYGVLSRGLVSGHWPPSGAGNRRDFRAHLPRFSGENLQRNLELVERLRAIADGKGATVAQLAIAWVLSRGEDIVPLVGARRRDRLTESLAAAGLALSAEDLAAIEAAVPAGAAAGTRYDAGQMAMLDSERR, encoded by the coding sequence ATGACAACTTCCACACTCAGCGCCACCCGCACTCTGGGTTCCACGGGCCCCATTGCCGCACCCATCGGCCTTGGCCTGATGGGCATGTCCGATCTTTACGGCCCGGCCGACGACGCTGAGAGCACCGCCACGATCCAGGCCGCGCTCGACGCCGGCGTGACCCTGCTGGACACCGGGGACTTCTACGGCATGGGCCACAATGAACTGCTGCTGCGTGACGCGATCCGCGGCCGGCGCCGCGAGAACGCGCAGATCAGCGTGAAATTCGGCGTCCTGCGCGACGCCCGGGGCGCCTGGAACGGCGTGGACACCCGGCCCGCGGCCATCAAGAACTTCCTGGCCTACACCCTGCGGCGCCTCGGCACCGACTACATCGACATCTACCGGCCCGCCCGCCTCGACCCGGCCGTCCCGATCGAGGAGACCATGGGCGCCCTCGCCGGACTCGTGCAGCAGGGCCTCATCCGCCACATCGGGCTCTCCGAGGTGGGCGCCGACACCCTGCACCGGGCCACCGCCGTCCACCCGGTCTCCGACCTCCAGATCGAATATTCCCTCGTCTCGCGCGGCATCGAGCAGGACATCCTCCCGGCGGCCCGTGAACTCGGCGTCGGCATTACCGCCTACGGCGTACTGTCCCGCGGCCTGGTTTCGGGCCACTGGCCCCCCTCCGGAGCCGGGAACCGGCGCGACTTCCGGGCCCACCTGCCCCGCTTCTCCGGCGAGAACCTGCAGCGCAACCTCGAACTTGTCGAACGGCTGCGAGCCATTGCGGACGGCAAGGGCGCAACTGTCGCCCAGCTTGCCATCGCCTGGGTGCTGTCCCGCGGCGAGGACATCGTCCCGCTGGTCGGCGCCCGCCGCCGCGACCGGCTTACCGAGTCCCTGGCAGCGGCCGGTCTGGCCCTGTCCGCTGAGGACCTGGCAGCCATCGAGGCCGCCGTCCCTGCCGGGGCCGCCGCGGGCACGCGTTACGACGCGGGCCAGATGGCCATGCTCGACAGCGAACGCCGGTGA
- a CDS encoding LacI family DNA-binding transcriptional regulator yields MISQEKNSGTAATPDVPVRTGRAHPVTLREVAEAAGVSTATVSLVINKKKNARIADETRQRVHDAIRQLGYRPNAMAKTLVSGTSRFIGLVADGVATTPFAGQIIHGAQDEAWKHGYALLIANTEGNRDLEKDAIAMMLEYKVRGILYSTWFHRPTDIPETLREADFVLVNCFSPEPGAARAVIPDEAQGGQSATEILLRGGHRRIAFINATIPAPAKDGRLQGYKEALRAAGIPFDPHLVMEAYPDQEGGYGATEELLKRDVTAVYCYNDRMAMGLYDGLREQGLSIPDDIAVVGFDNQEVIAAHLRPPLSTVSLPHYELGAAGVRLLLGLDQAPTDAALKIACPAVERASVAVHSPA; encoded by the coding sequence ATGATTTCGCAGGAGAAAAATTCAGGCACCGCGGCCACCCCCGACGTTCCTGTCAGAACGGGCCGCGCACATCCTGTTACCCTCCGCGAAGTTGCTGAAGCAGCGGGCGTCTCCACTGCCACGGTCTCGCTCGTGATCAACAAAAAGAAGAATGCACGCATCGCCGATGAGACACGCCAACGCGTCCACGACGCCATCCGGCAGCTCGGCTACCGTCCCAACGCAATGGCCAAGACACTGGTCAGCGGCACCTCACGGTTCATCGGGCTGGTCGCAGATGGTGTCGCCACCACCCCCTTCGCCGGCCAGATCATCCACGGAGCCCAGGACGAAGCCTGGAAACACGGGTACGCCCTGCTGATCGCCAACACTGAGGGCAACCGCGACCTCGAAAAGGACGCGATTGCCATGATGCTCGAATATAAGGTGCGCGGCATCCTGTACTCGACATGGTTCCACCGACCCACCGACATCCCCGAAACGCTGCGCGAAGCGGACTTCGTCCTGGTCAACTGCTTTTCCCCTGAGCCGGGGGCGGCCCGCGCCGTGATACCCGACGAAGCACAGGGCGGGCAGTCCGCAACGGAAATCCTGCTCCGCGGCGGCCACCGGCGCATCGCGTTCATTAACGCCACGATCCCCGCCCCGGCCAAGGACGGACGGCTCCAGGGGTACAAGGAAGCGCTCAGGGCTGCCGGGATCCCCTTTGACCCCCACTTGGTCATGGAGGCCTATCCGGACCAGGAAGGCGGATACGGCGCCACCGAAGAGCTTCTCAAGCGCGACGTCACCGCCGTGTACTGCTACAACGACCGAATGGCCATGGGACTTTACGACGGCCTGCGGGAACAGGGGCTTTCCATCCCGGACGACATCGCCGTGGTGGGTTTCGACAACCAGGAGGTCATCGCAGCCCACCTTCGGCCTCCCTTGTCCACAGTGTCACTGCCCCACTACGAACTGGGGGCCGCCGGAGTACGCCTGTTACTGGGCTTGGACCAGGCACCGACCGACGCCGCTCTCAAAATCGCGTGCCCCGCCGTTGAACGAGCTTCCGTGGCCGTGCACTCGCCCGCGTAG